A window of Microbacterium luteolum contains these coding sequences:
- a CDS encoding NAD(P)H-dependent glycerol-3-phosphate dehydrogenase, whose translation MTPKRTAVPVGPRATVIGAGSWGTTFGKILADGGAQVTMWARRAELAHEIDEAKRNSRYLPGINLPRSMAATHELATSLEGAEQVYLSVPSQSLRENLKALRPLLADSDAKIVSLMKGVERGTGLRMSQVIQQELRCDPDRIAVASGPNLALEIAREQPTAAVISSRSRETAEIVARAARNSYFRTFVNTDVIGTEFGGVLKNLIAVAIGIVDGVGYGENTKASIITRGLVEMTDFAVANGAHPETLQGLAGLGDLIATCQSPLSRNNTAGRLLGQGYSFQDVVKQMQQTAEGLASVAPVLQLARESEVDMPIVEQVKMVLDGKMDPRDIAPHLTTDDDTPQGERTNHGQADGGGALRRALQRAFDQFRNGGGRAGSD comes from the coding sequence TTGACTCCTAAGAGAACCGCCGTCCCGGTCGGCCCGCGGGCCACGGTCATCGGCGCCGGCAGCTGGGGCACCACGTTCGGCAAGATCCTCGCCGACGGCGGAGCGCAGGTGACGATGTGGGCGCGTCGCGCCGAGCTCGCGCACGAGATCGACGAGGCGAAGCGCAACTCGAGGTACCTGCCCGGTATCAACCTCCCGCGGTCGATGGCGGCGACGCATGAGCTTGCCACCTCGCTCGAGGGCGCGGAGCAGGTCTATCTCTCCGTGCCGAGCCAGTCGCTGCGCGAGAACCTCAAGGCGCTGCGGCCGCTGCTGGCCGACAGTGACGCGAAGATCGTCAGTCTGATGAAGGGCGTGGAGCGCGGCACCGGGCTGCGCATGAGCCAGGTGATCCAGCAGGAGCTGCGCTGCGATCCCGACCGCATCGCCGTGGCATCCGGGCCCAACCTGGCGCTGGAGATCGCCCGCGAGCAGCCGACGGCGGCCGTGATCTCCTCGCGCAGCCGGGAGACGGCGGAGATCGTCGCGAGGGCGGCGCGCAACAGCTACTTCCGGACGTTCGTGAACACCGACGTGATCGGCACGGAGTTCGGCGGCGTGCTCAAGAACCTGATCGCGGTCGCGATCGGCATCGTGGACGGCGTCGGCTACGGCGAGAACACGAAGGCCTCGATCATCACCCGCGGCCTCGTCGAGATGACGGATTTCGCCGTCGCGAACGGCGCGCATCCGGAGACGCTCCAGGGACTCGCCGGGCTCGGCGACCTCATCGCGACCTGCCAGTCTCCGCTGAGCCGCAACAACACGGCCGGGCGCCTGCTCGGCCAGGGGTACAGCTTCCAGGACGTCGTGAAGCAGATGCAGCAGACCGCGGAAGGCCTCGCCTCCGTCGCGCCCGTGCTGCAGCTGGCCCGCGAGTCCGAGGTGGACATGCCCATCGTCGAACAGGTGAAGATGGTGCTCGACGGGAAGATGGATCCCCGTGATATCGCGCCCCACCTGACGACGGACGACGACACCCCCCAGGGTGAGAGGACCAACCATGGACAAGCAGACGGTGGTGGTGCTCTTCGGAGGGCGCTCCAGCGAGCATTCGATCAGTTCCGCAACGGCGGGGGGCGTGCTGGGAGCGATTGA
- a CDS encoding lysophospholipid acyltransferase family protein: MTRVTSRSTETTRPSVFWPLAALVIPPVALIAKIRVSGAEKLPQQGSFVLAPNHYSEFDPLIVSVAVWRTGRAPRFMAKESLFRVPVLGWFLKRTGMIPVARTSSATSAKQTMKQSAELVEHGRGVIVYPEGTLTRDPDLWPMRGKSGAVRLALADGIPLIPMAQWGTQAIMGRYQKGLSLWPLRKPVQVLIGDPVDVSDLRARAGEPAALNEATTRLMNAITALLEQLRDEKAPAERWNPASHGQKETGRLDS, encoded by the coding sequence GTGACCCGGGTGACTTCCCGATCAACGGAGACGACGCGGCCGAGTGTGTTCTGGCCGCTCGCCGCGCTGGTGATCCCGCCGGTCGCCTTGATCGCGAAGATCCGTGTCTCGGGTGCGGAGAAGCTGCCGCAGCAGGGGTCCTTCGTCCTCGCGCCGAATCACTACTCGGAGTTCGATCCGCTGATCGTGTCGGTCGCCGTGTGGCGCACCGGCCGCGCCCCGCGGTTCATGGCCAAGGAGAGCCTGTTCCGGGTGCCGGTGCTGGGGTGGTTCCTCAAGCGCACGGGGATGATCCCCGTGGCCCGCACCTCGTCGGCGACGTCGGCGAAGCAGACTATGAAGCAGTCGGCCGAGCTCGTCGAGCACGGACGCGGAGTCATCGTGTACCCCGAGGGCACGCTCACGCGCGACCCCGACCTGTGGCCCATGCGCGGCAAGTCCGGTGCGGTGCGCCTGGCACTCGCCGACGGCATCCCGCTGATCCCGATGGCGCAATGGGGCACGCAGGCCATCATGGGGCGCTACCAGAAGGGCCTCAGCCTCTGGCCGCTGCGCAAGCCCGTGCAGGTGCTCATCGGCGACCCGGTCGACGTCTCCGACCTGCGCGCTCGCGCGGGTGAGCCGGCGGCGCTCAACGAGGCGACGACACGGCTCATGAACGCGATCACCGCCCTGCTCGAGCAGCTGCGCGACGAGAAGGCCCCCGCGGAGCGCTGGAATCCCGCGAGCCACGGCCAGAAGGAGACGGGGCGCCTTGACTCCTAA
- the murA gene encoding UDP-N-acetylglucosamine 1-carboxyvinyltransferase yields the protein MTTPVRDALPDGVPALTGDVLAIRGGRPLTGRVDVKGAKNLATKAMVASLLGETVSVLRDVPAISDVAVVRSLLEVHGVNVSDGDEPGALVFDPSDVESAHFEEIDAHAGASRIPILFCGPLLHRLGQAFIPDLGGCRIGDRPIDFHLDALRKFGAVVEKLPSGIRLSTPHGRLHGANIHLPYPSVGATEQVLLTAVRAEGTTELRNAAIEPEIMDLIAVLQKMGAIISYEPNRVIVIEGVEKLRGYDHRSIFDRNEAASWASAALATDGEIFVGGAKQQEMLTFLNVFRKAGGWFDVQEDGILFRRDGDIQPVVVETDVHPGFMTDWQQPLVVALTQAHGRSVVHETVYENRMGFTDALVKMGADIVVHPHGLQAGPRRVPRRELEQAAVITGPTPLHGADIVVPDLRGGYSHVIAALTATGESKVSGVDILSRGYEKFLAKLDALGADFDVIR from the coding sequence ATGACGACACCTGTGCGCGACGCTCTCCCGGACGGAGTCCCCGCTCTCACCGGCGACGTCCTCGCCATTCGAGGGGGTCGCCCGCTCACCGGTCGTGTCGACGTCAAGGGTGCGAAGAACCTCGCGACGAAGGCGATGGTGGCCTCGCTTCTCGGCGAGACCGTCAGCGTGCTCCGCGACGTCCCCGCGATCAGCGACGTGGCCGTCGTCCGCTCGCTGCTCGAGGTGCACGGCGTCAACGTCTCCGACGGTGACGAGCCCGGTGCGCTGGTGTTCGACCCGAGCGACGTCGAGTCCGCGCACTTCGAGGAGATCGACGCGCACGCGGGCGCCTCCCGGATCCCGATCCTCTTCTGCGGACCGCTGCTGCACCGTCTCGGTCAGGCGTTCATCCCCGACCTCGGCGGATGCCGCATCGGCGACCGCCCGATCGACTTCCACCTGGACGCGCTCCGGAAGTTCGGCGCCGTCGTGGAGAAGCTGCCCAGCGGCATCCGCCTCTCGACCCCGCACGGGCGTCTGCACGGCGCGAACATCCACCTCCCGTACCCGAGCGTCGGGGCCACCGAGCAGGTGCTGCTGACGGCCGTGCGTGCCGAGGGGACGACGGAGCTGCGGAACGCGGCCATCGAGCCCGAGATCATGGATCTCATCGCCGTCCTGCAGAAGATGGGCGCGATCATCTCGTACGAGCCCAACCGCGTCATCGTGATCGAGGGTGTGGAGAAGCTCCGCGGCTACGACCACCGCTCCATCTTCGACCGCAACGAGGCGGCCTCCTGGGCCTCCGCCGCGCTGGCGACCGACGGCGAGATCTTCGTCGGCGGCGCGAAGCAGCAGGAGATGCTCACCTTCCTCAACGTCTTCCGCAAGGCGGGCGGTTGGTTCGACGTCCAGGAGGACGGCATCCTCTTCCGTCGCGACGGCGACATCCAGCCCGTGGTCGTGGAGACCGACGTGCACCCCGGCTTCATGACCGACTGGCAGCAGCCGCTCGTCGTGGCACTCACGCAGGCGCACGGCCGCTCGGTGGTGCACGAGACCGTGTACGAGAACCGGATGGGCTTCACCGACGCGCTGGTCAAGATGGGCGCTGACATCGTCGTGCATCCGCACGGACTCCAGGCAGGTCCTCGCCGTGTCCCGCGTCGCGAGCTCGAGCAGGCCGCCGTCATCACCGGCCCCACGCCGCTGCACGGCGCCGACATCGTCGTTCCCGACCTCCGCGGCGGATACAGCCACGTCATCGCCGCGCTCACCGCGACCGGCGAGTCGAAGGTCTCCGGCGTCGACATCCTCAGCCGCGGCTACGAGAAGTTCCTGGCCAAGCTCGACGCCCTCGGCGCCGACTTCGACGTCATCCGGTGA
- the leuD gene encoding 3-isopropylmalate dehydratase small subunit, producing the protein MEKFITHTGIAAPLKRSNVDTDQIIPAVFLKRVTKTGFEDALFHAWRQDPEFVLNQAPFQGASVLVAGADFGTGSSREHAVWALRDFGFQVVLSPRFADIFRGNSGKQGLLAATISEEDLERIWAVIDRDPGVQITVDLEARTASIGDVQADIGIDDYTRWRLLEGLDDIGLTLRNEDKIAQFEARRESWRPRTLPVQ; encoded by the coding sequence ATGGAGAAGTTCATCACGCACACCGGTATCGCGGCTCCGCTGAAGCGGTCCAACGTCGACACCGATCAGATCATCCCGGCCGTCTTCCTGAAGCGGGTCACCAAGACGGGCTTCGAGGACGCGCTGTTCCACGCCTGGCGTCAGGATCCGGAGTTCGTCCTGAACCAGGCGCCGTTCCAGGGGGCCTCCGTGCTCGTCGCCGGCGCCGACTTCGGCACCGGATCCAGCCGCGAGCACGCCGTCTGGGCGCTGCGCGACTTCGGCTTCCAGGTCGTGCTCAGCCCTCGATTCGCCGACATCTTCCGTGGCAACTCGGGCAAGCAGGGACTCCTCGCCGCAACCATTTCCGAAGAGGACCTCGAGCGCATCTGGGCCGTCATCGACAGGGATCCCGGGGTTCAGATCACCGTGGATCTCGAGGCGCGCACCGCCTCGATCGGCGACGTCCAGGCCGACATCGGGATCGACGATTACACTAGATGGCGGCTCCTTGAAGGGCTCGATGACATCGGGCTCACGCTGCGCAACGAAGACAAGATCGCGCAGTTCGAGGCCCGTCGCGAGTCGTGGCGGCCCCGAACCCTCCCCGTGCAGTGA
- the leuC gene encoding 3-isopropylmalate dehydratase large subunit, translated as MNTPVSGADSSRRRTLAEKVWDDHLVVKGENGEPDLIYIDLHLVHEVTSPQAFDGLRSEGRPLRRLDLTIATEDHNTPTWEIDKPIADLTSRTQIETLRRNAAEFGVRLHSLGDAEQGIVHVVGPQLGLTMPGITVVCGDSHTSTHGAFGAMAFGIGTSEVEHVMATQTLPLKPFKTMAITVEGALRPGVTAKDIILAVIAKIGTGGGQGYVLEFRGSAIRALSMEGRMTICNMSIEAGARAGMVAPDETTFAYLEGRQHAPKGQDWEDAVAYWRTLPTDEGAEFDAEVFIDADELEPFVTWGTNPGQGSSLSASVPNPAEIADPNERAAAERALEYMALTPGTPLKEVPVDAVFMGSCTNSRIEDLRAFASIIEGKKKADGVRVMVVPGSARVRLEAEAEGLDKIITDFGAEWRFAGCSMCLGMNPDQLAPGERCASTSNRNFEGRQGKGGRTHLVSPLVAAATAIRGTLSSPADLLVTIGEEA; from the coding sequence ATGAACACCCCCGTATCCGGTGCAGATTCGTCACGTCGCAGGACTCTCGCCGAGAAGGTCTGGGACGATCACCTCGTCGTCAAGGGCGAGAACGGTGAACCCGACCTCATCTACATCGACCTGCACCTCGTGCACGAGGTCACCAGTCCGCAGGCCTTCGACGGGCTGCGGAGCGAGGGGCGGCCGCTGCGCCGGCTCGACCTCACGATCGCGACCGAGGACCACAACACTCCGACGTGGGAGATCGACAAGCCGATCGCCGATCTGACCAGTCGCACGCAGATCGAGACGCTGCGGCGCAACGCCGCGGAGTTCGGCGTTCGCCTGCACTCGCTCGGCGATGCCGAGCAGGGGATCGTGCACGTCGTCGGCCCGCAGCTCGGACTCACCATGCCGGGGATCACGGTGGTGTGCGGCGACTCGCACACCTCGACGCACGGCGCGTTCGGCGCCATGGCGTTCGGCATCGGCACGAGCGAGGTCGAGCACGTCATGGCGACGCAGACGCTGCCGCTCAAGCCGTTCAAGACCATGGCGATCACCGTCGAGGGCGCGCTGCGTCCCGGTGTCACCGCGAAGGACATCATCCTGGCGGTGATCGCGAAGATCGGCACCGGCGGCGGACAGGGCTATGTCCTGGAGTTCCGCGGCAGCGCCATCCGCGCGCTCTCCATGGAGGGCCGGATGACGATCTGCAACATGTCGATCGAGGCCGGAGCCCGTGCCGGGATGGTGGCGCCGGACGAGACGACCTTCGCCTACCTCGAGGGGCGCCAGCACGCGCCGAAGGGCCAGGACTGGGAGGATGCCGTCGCCTACTGGCGCACGCTTCCCACCGATGAGGGTGCGGAGTTCGACGCCGAGGTCTTCATCGACGCCGACGAGCTCGAGCCGTTCGTCACCTGGGGCACCAACCCCGGGCAGGGCAGCTCGCTGTCGGCATCCGTTCCGAATCCGGCGGAGATCGCCGACCCGAACGAGCGTGCTGCGGCCGAGCGCGCCCTCGAGTACATGGCGCTCACGCCCGGCACGCCGCTCAAGGAGGTGCCGGTCGACGCGGTCTTCATGGGCTCGTGCACCAACAGCCGCATCGAGGACCTGCGCGCCTTCGCCTCGATCATCGAGGGCAAGAAGAAGGCCGACGGTGTGCGCGTCATGGTCGTTCCGGGGTCCGCCCGCGTGCGGCTCGAGGCCGAGGCCGAGGGCCTGGACAAGATCATCACTGACTTCGGCGCCGAATGGCGCTTCGCCGGCTGCTCGATGTGCCTCGGCATGAATCCGGACCAGCTCGCCCCGGGGGAGCGCTGCGCGTCGACCTCCAACCGCAACTTCGAAGGCCGCCAGGGCAAGGGCGGGCGCACGCACCTGGTCTCGCCGCTCGTCGCGGCGGCGACGGCGATCCGCGGCACGCTGTCGAGCCCTGCCGATCTGCTGGTCACCATCGGAGAAGAGGCCTGA
- a CDS encoding O-acetylhomoserine aminocarboxypropyltransferase/cysteine synthase family protein yields MTVDTARFATRAVHAARSRETAAPRATPIYLTAGFEFDDFDHAADHFGTGTGFGYTRTGNPTVHAAERQLAALESGADAVLVASGQAAVVTALLTVAGAGDHIVTSTHIYEGTRGLFLDNLARLGIETTFIDDIADPEAWRAAIRPTTRALFAESLANARNDVLDIAAISAVADEAAIPLIVDNTLATPFLLRPIEHGAAIVVHSASKFLAGHGSVLGGVIVDDGRFDPERAGHNAPHLVLPGRGGLPSVAARHGGRARIAYARESVAPRFGASPSPLNAFLIGQGAETLGLRVERQSRNALAIAQWLEAQEAVESVDYVGLPSHPDHETAVRYLEGGFGSIFTFTLRGGLEAARRFVEQVRVFTHMTHIGDVRSLVLHPGTTSHAQRTEEERELLGVRPGTLRLSIGIEDIEDLISDLTRVLDATREAVA; encoded by the coding sequence ATGACCGTCGACACCGCCCGCTTCGCCACCCGTGCGGTGCACGCCGCGAGGAGCCGCGAGACGGCGGCACCGCGTGCCACACCGATCTACCTCACGGCCGGGTTCGAGTTCGACGACTTCGACCATGCGGCGGACCACTTCGGCACCGGCACCGGATTCGGGTACACCCGCACCGGGAACCCGACCGTGCACGCGGCGGAGCGTCAGCTGGCCGCGCTCGAGTCCGGTGCGGATGCGGTGCTCGTCGCGAGCGGGCAGGCCGCGGTCGTGACGGCGCTGCTCACCGTCGCCGGCGCGGGCGACCACATCGTGACCTCGACGCACATCTACGAGGGGACCCGGGGTCTGTTCCTCGACAACCTCGCCCGGCTCGGCATCGAGACCACCTTCATCGACGACATCGCCGACCCGGAGGCCTGGCGTGCGGCGATCCGGCCCACCACCCGCGCGCTGTTCGCGGAATCGCTGGCCAACGCCCGCAACGACGTGCTCGACATCGCCGCCATCAGCGCCGTCGCCGACGAGGCGGCCATCCCCCTGATCGTCGACAACACGCTGGCCACTCCTTTCCTGCTGCGCCCGATCGAGCATGGCGCGGCGATCGTCGTGCACTCCGCGTCGAAGTTCCTCGCCGGCCACGGATCCGTCCTCGGCGGTGTGATCGTGGACGACGGCCGCTTCGACCCCGAGCGTGCGGGGCACAACGCCCCGCATCTCGTGCTCCCCGGTCGCGGCGGACTGCCGAGCGTCGCGGCCCGGCATGGTGGCCGCGCCCGGATCGCGTATGCGCGCGAGTCTGTGGCTCCGCGGTTCGGCGCCTCCCCCTCCCCGCTGAACGCCTTCCTGATCGGGCAGGGCGCGGAGACCCTCGGACTCCGCGTCGAGCGGCAGTCGCGCAACGCCCTGGCGATCGCGCAGTGGCTGGAGGCGCAGGAGGCGGTCGAGAGCGTCGATTACGTGGGTCTGCCCTCCCACCCGGATCACGAGACGGCCGTGCGCTACCTCGAGGGCGGCTTCGGCTCCATCTTCACGTTCACGCTCCGCGGCGGTCTGGAGGCCGCCCGCCGGTTCGTGGAGCAGGTGCGCGTCTTCACACACATGACCCACATCGGCGACGTGCGCTCCCTGGTGCTGCATCCCGGTACGACGAGTCACGCGCAGCGCACGGAGGAGGAGCGAGAGCTGCTCGGCGTGCGCCCCGGCACCCTGCGGTTGTCGATCGGCATCGAGGACATCGAGGATCTGATCTCCGACCTGACGCGCGTGCTCGACGCCACGCGCGAGGCGGTGGCATGA
- a CDS encoding LLM class flavin-dependent oxidoreductase: MTRPQHFGWFLARGFGPQGWGYPALDWDYDWTRPEIYQEAARTLEQAGFDLVIIEDAPSMGSPETIDIRVRHAFGGPKHDPLLLAPYLFQATKHLGVVPTVNPAASLPYTSARQFATLQHLSANRLGLNVVTDTGSARHFSDAAQLGHDEAYDRAEEWLDSIRSLWRSWDDGALVRDRATDVFADGTNMRRVQHRGTHFAFDGPLNALPFADGEPAIVSPGGSGRGLGFAGANSDVQLALAPLHEASVRAYRSKIHDAAVAAGRRPEDIKILFAIQPVITSSAEEADRIVAASAHPDDAALVQIARKQSSDLETDLTSLDLDKPLDLAIFGPHVSRGSIQRLVGDRGEDAPLRAHLTALVRAGRFSDRTGFVGTAEEFADVIEELGEWGNDGVLLWGDFHPVSLHRTLDELVPVLRRRGILRREYADGGLQANLQAF; the protein is encoded by the coding sequence ATGACCCGGCCGCAGCACTTCGGGTGGTTCCTCGCCCGCGGCTTCGGACCGCAGGGCTGGGGTTATCCGGCCCTCGACTGGGACTACGACTGGACGCGCCCCGAGATCTATCAGGAGGCGGCGCGCACCCTCGAGCAGGCGGGTTTCGATCTCGTCATCATCGAGGATGCTCCGTCGATGGGCTCTCCGGAGACCATCGACATCCGCGTCCGGCACGCCTTCGGAGGCCCGAAGCACGACCCGCTGCTCCTCGCGCCGTACCTGTTCCAGGCGACGAAGCACCTGGGCGTCGTGCCGACCGTGAATCCGGCGGCGTCCCTTCCCTACACGTCCGCCCGGCAGTTCGCGACGCTCCAGCACCTGAGCGCGAACCGCCTCGGACTCAACGTCGTCACCGACACCGGCAGCGCGCGCCATTTCTCGGATGCCGCGCAGCTGGGTCACGATGAGGCCTACGATCGCGCCGAGGAATGGCTCGACAGCATCCGCTCCCTCTGGCGCAGCTGGGACGACGGCGCGCTGGTGCGGGACCGCGCCACAGATGTATTCGCGGACGGCACGAACATGCGGCGCGTGCAGCATCGCGGCACGCACTTCGCCTTCGACGGACCCCTCAACGCGTTGCCCTTCGCCGACGGCGAGCCGGCGATCGTGTCGCCCGGAGGTTCCGGGCGCGGTCTGGGCTTCGCGGGAGCCAACTCGGATGTCCAGCTCGCGCTCGCCCCGCTGCACGAGGCGTCCGTCCGTGCGTATCGGTCGAAGATCCACGACGCCGCGGTCGCGGCGGGCCGCCGCCCCGAGGACATCAAGATCCTGTTCGCCATCCAGCCCGTGATCACCTCGTCGGCCGAAGAGGCCGATCGGATCGTCGCCGCGTCCGCGCACCCGGACGATGCCGCGCTCGTGCAGATCGCGCGGAAGCAGTCCAGCGATCTCGAGACCGATCTCACCTCGCTCGATCTCGACAAGCCGCTCGACCTCGCGATCTTCGGCCCGCACGTCTCGCGCGGGAGCATCCAGCGACTGGTCGGCGACCGCGGCGAGGATGCGCCACTGCGTGCGCATCTGACGGCCCTGGTGCGGGCAGGCCGCTTCTCCGACCGCACCGGCTTCGTCGGGACCGCGGAGGAGTTCGCCGACGTGATCGAAGAACTCGGCGAATGGGGCAACGACGGCGTGCTGCTGTGGGGCGACTTCCACCCGGTCAGCCTGCACCGCACGCTCGACGAGCTGGTCCCCGTGCTCCGCCGACGCGGCATCCTTCGCCGCGAGTACGCCGACGGCGGCCTGCAGGCGAATCTGCAGGCTTTCTGA
- a CDS encoding DUF427 domain-containing protein, translated as MRRPTPAAPGPGQESVWDYPRPPRVEPVAERVTIRFGGELIADTRSAVRVLETSHPPVYYVPIADFVQGALTDSPGASFCEFKGAARYFDVHGGGTVAAGAAWNYPDPAPGFETLVDRVAVYAGPMDECTVGDEVVVPQPGGFYGGWVTSWVVGPFKGIPGSLGW; from the coding sequence ATGCGCCGACCCACACCTGCCGCTCCCGGCCCCGGTCAGGAATCCGTCTGGGACTATCCGAGGCCGCCTCGGGTCGAGCCGGTCGCAGAGCGTGTGACCATCCGCTTCGGTGGAGAGCTGATCGCCGATACCCGCAGCGCGGTGCGGGTGCTCGAGACGAGTCACCCTCCCGTCTACTACGTTCCGATCGCGGATTTCGTCCAGGGAGCGCTCACGGACTCGCCCGGCGCCTCGTTCTGCGAGTTCAAGGGTGCCGCGCGCTACTTCGACGTGCATGGCGGAGGCACCGTGGCAGCGGGGGCGGCGTGGAACTACCCCGATCCGGCGCCCGGGTTCGAGACGCTGGTCGATCGGGTCGCGGTGTATGCGGGGCCGATGGACGAGTGCACCGTCGGGGACGAGGTCGTCGTTCCGCAGCCGGGTGGGTTCTACGGCGGGTGGGTCACGTCCTGGGTCGTCGGACCGTTCAAGGGCATCCCGGGCTCGCTGGGCTGGTAG
- a CDS encoding LON peptidase substrate-binding domain-containing protein, whose protein sequence is MTAIPMFPLGSVHFPYTPLALRVFEPRYLTMIGRLLDEDDPQFGVVLIERGHEVGGGDRRSTVGTMARLVSVTAGAEVLQTVSVGAGRFTVEQWEDDEPYPRAEVTPLPGLVWNDALTPLRTEAEAIVRRTIPRAPEARWDADTELSDDPLAAAWQLAAMAPLGEYDRYALLRSTSVAALLRDVIDLTLEAEILWSAE, encoded by the coding sequence ATGACCGCGATACCGATGTTCCCTCTCGGCTCGGTGCACTTTCCGTACACCCCGCTGGCGCTTCGCGTGTTCGAACCGCGATATCTCACGATGATCGGGCGGCTCCTCGACGAGGATGACCCGCAGTTCGGTGTCGTGCTGATCGAACGCGGCCACGAGGTCGGCGGCGGCGACCGGCGGAGCACCGTCGGCACGATGGCACGGCTCGTCAGCGTCACCGCAGGGGCCGAGGTGCTGCAGACCGTGTCGGTCGGCGCCGGACGCTTCACGGTCGAGCAGTGGGAGGATGACGAGCCCTACCCGCGCGCCGAGGTGACGCCGCTTCCCGGGCTCGTCTGGAACGACGCGCTCACCCCGCTGCGCACGGAAGCCGAGGCGATCGTGCGGCGCACGATCCCGCGCGCTCCGGAGGCGCGGTGGGATGCCGACACCGAGCTCTCCGACGACCCGCTCGCCGCGGCGTGGCAGCTCGCCGCGATGGCCCCGCTCGGCGAATACGACCGCTACGCCCTGCTGCGTTCGACGAGCGTCGCGGCGCTGCTCCGTGATGTCATCGACCTCACGCTGGAGGCTGAGATCCTGTGGTCCGCTGAGTGA
- a CDS encoding TerC/Alx family metal homeostasis membrane protein has protein sequence MEIPLWFEITSMVVLTIILIGDLLLIKLRPHIPSTKESTLWVVFYVGLALLFAVLLGNVGGWKNAGDFITGWALEYSLSIDNLFVFVLIMAQFAVPRRLQQQVLMIGIIIALVLRGAFILVGVAIVENFSPIFYVFGAFLIWTAIRQAMPDGDHEGEVQRENFVVRLLRRRIDISDHYDGSKLRTTVDGKRMFTPMVIVLITIGVTDLIFAIDSIPAIFEITTNGFLVFAANIFALMGLRQLYFLLGDLLDRLRYLHYGIAVILGFIGIKLILHALHVNELPFINGGEHVEWVPDIDNMVSLGVIIASMTIATVASLIASGREKRAEKKAPLVE, from the coding sequence TTGGAAATCCCTCTCTGGTTCGAGATCACCTCGATGGTCGTGCTCACGATCATCCTCATCGGCGACCTTCTGCTCATCAAGCTGCGCCCACACATCCCCTCCACGAAGGAGTCCACCCTCTGGGTGGTGTTCTATGTCGGTCTCGCGCTGCTGTTCGCGGTGCTGCTCGGCAATGTGGGCGGCTGGAAGAACGCCGGTGACTTCATCACCGGCTGGGCGCTGGAGTACAGCCTCTCGATCGACAACCTCTTCGTCTTCGTGCTGATCATGGCGCAGTTCGCCGTTCCGAGGCGGCTGCAGCAGCAGGTGCTCATGATCGGCATCATCATCGCCCTGGTCCTGCGCGGCGCGTTCATCCTCGTCGGCGTCGCGATCGTCGAGAACTTCTCGCCGATCTTCTACGTCTTCGGCGCCTTCCTGATCTGGACGGCGATCCGTCAGGCGATGCCGGACGGCGATCACGAGGGCGAGGTCCAGCGCGAGAACTTCGTCGTGCGACTGCTGCGTCGGCGCATCGACATCAGCGACCACTACGACGGCTCGAAGCTGCGCACCACGGTCGACGGCAAGCGCATGTTCACTCCGATGGTCATCGTGCTCATCACCATCGGCGTGACCGACCTGATCTTCGCGATCGACTCGATCCCCGCGATCTTCGAGATCACGACCAACGGGTTCCTCGTGTTCGCGGCGAACATCTTCGCGCTGATGGGGCTGCGCCAGCTGTACTTCCTGCTCGGCGACCTGCTCGACCGCCTGCGCTACCTGCACTACGGCATCGCCGTGATCCTCGGATTCATCGGCATCAAGCTGATCCTGCACGCACTCCACGTGAACGAGCTGCCGTTCATCAACGGCGGCGAGCACGTCGAGTGGGTCCCCGACATCGACAACATGGTCTCGCTCGGCGTGATCATCGCCTCGATGACGATCGCCACGGTCGCCAGCCTCATCGCCTCCGGGCGCGAGAAGCGTGCCGAGAAGAAGGCGCCTCTCGTCGAGTGA